The genomic interval GGCTCTGTTGGCCAATCCTCATTTCCCTCAAGGGTCTGGAAGAATACAGGAATGCCTGGAAGGATGGGTGGCAAAATGGTTACAATGAGAAATCTTAAGGTTGTAAAGGTAATTGCAGAGAAAAATCTTATCCTTATAAAAGGAGCAATCCCTGGGCCTATAAATGGACTTGTTGTAATTAAAAAATGCAAGTAGATACTATGAGATGGAGAATCTTGATTGAGCAGGATGAAGATGGAATGTTTGTAGCAGAATGTCCATCTTTACCCGGGTGTATTTCTCAAGGTAGAACTAGGAATGAGGCAATTTTGAATATTCAAGATGCAATCAAGGGATATATAGAAAGTTTAAAGAAACATAATGAAGCAATTCCTTTCCCAATTGAAGAGGAGATGGTGGAGATAGCGGTTTGAGCAAATTACCAGTATTATCTGGAAAAGAGCTTTGTAGGATATTAGAAATGATAGGATATTATGAGGATTATTGGACAGGGAGCCATATTATTTTAAGAAATATTAATCCACCTTATCGTAGGTTGACTGTTCCTGCTCATAAAGAGATTGCCAAAGGAACATTAAGGTCTATAATAAGAGAAACAGGATTAACCTTAAATGAGTTTAAGGAATTATTAAAATGAAAGTAGATGTAATAAACATAAAGGGAGAAAAGGTAGAAGAAATAGAGCTTAATGATGAAATATTTGGAAAGAAGCCTAATCCAAATACAATATATGAGGCAAATAAGGCATATCTTGCTAATCAAAGAAGGGGGA from bacterium carries:
- a CDS encoding type II toxin-antitoxin system HicB family antitoxin, which codes for MRWRILIEQDEDGMFVAECPSLPGCISQGRTRNEAILNIQDAIKGYIESLKKHNEAIPFPIEEEMVEIAV
- a CDS encoding 50S ribosomal protein L3, coding for GSVGQSSFPSRVWKNTGMPGRMGGKMVTMRNLKVVKVIAEKNLILIKGAIPGPINGLVVIKKCK
- a CDS encoding type II toxin-antitoxin system HicA family toxin, with the protein product MSKLPVLSGKELCRILEMIGYYEDYWTGSHIILRNINPPYRRLTVPAHKEIAKGTLRSIIRETGLTLNEFKELLK